A region from the Oenanthe melanoleuca isolate GR-GAL-2019-014 unplaced genomic scaffold, OMel1.0 S199, whole genome shotgun sequence genome encodes:
- the LOC130266755 gene encoding myristoylated alanine-rich C-kinase substrate-like — translation MTDTGTGTGSAPGLLWDRDQHWHRKNSRSETESGTRTKTETGVTVASPEHWPPHRPNRRAAPLEGGARRRAAATAGFRSASPFSSPPPLFPPYNSPLPPGQPLAPRGARRGRRARERASGRERERERETETTETETPIPETRTEEERGRDGPDEGPGRPCGFAAASAERRRERRRARRRAGDRHRGLGEGGAGYDPRPRRSRLACARQHTARYPRGTHPQTAARTGVEPGGEARASPPLSRPLSDHGGVFETPSSLSLSPRPPPPHRAARPRQGRAPPQRLVPGAGSYGALPESAFRGTKALRGSSGDDDRDDDEAPPGRREKRAEAAEGNASLAEPPDTAFPPGTGRDDAAAAAAAAAAAAAAYRGQRTCEATPAAPPGRPPGGD, via the exons ATGACGGACACTGGGACCGGCACTGGGAGCGCTCCAGGACTGCTCTGGGACCGGGACCAGCATTGGCACCGGAAGAACTCCAGGAGTGAGACTGAGAGCGGTACCAGAACCAAGACCGAGACTGGCGTGACT GTCGCAAGCCCAGAGCATTGGCCGCCGCACCGCCCTAACCGGCGCGCCGCTCCCCTCGAGGGAGGCGCGCGCCGGCGGGCGGCCGCGACGGCCGGCTTTCGCTCCGCGtcccctttttcctcccctcctcctcttttcccccccTACaactcccctctccctcccggCCAACCCCTCGCGCCCCGCGGCGCCAGGAGAGGACGGAGAGCGAGAGAGAGAGCGAgcgggagagagagagagagagagagagagacagagacgACGGAGACGGAGACTCCCATCCCGGAGACGAGAACCGAAGAGGAGCGCGGCAGAGACGGCCCTGACGAGGGACCCGGCCGGCCGTGCGGCTTCGCGGCGGCCTCGGCGGAGAGACGGAGAGAAAGGCGACGGGCTCGCCGACGCGCCGGGGACCGCCACAGAGGACTCGGGGAAGGAGGAGCGGGTTACGACCCCCGTCCCCGGCGCTCGCGCCTCGCGTGCGCGCGGCAGCACACGGCACGGTACCCCCGCGGTACCCACCCGCAGACAGCCGCCCGCACGGGGGTGGAGCCCGGGGGCGAGGCCCGCGCCTCGCCTCCCCTTTCTCGCCCTCTCTCGGACCACGGCGGCGTCTTCGAGACGCCGTCTTCTCTCTCGCTCtcgccccggccgccgccgccgcaccGCGCGGCACGGCCCCGGCAAGGACGAGCTCCGCCCCAGCGGCTCGTTCCGGGAGCGGGGAGCTACGGAGCGCTCCCCGAGTCTGCATTTAGGGGGACGAAGGCCCTGCGCGGAAGCAGCGGCGACGACGACCGCGACGACGACGAAGCCCCGCCGGGCCGCAGGGAAAAGAGGGCCGAGGCCGCCGAGGGAAACGCTTCCCTCGCCGAACCCCCGGACACCGCCTTCCCTCCGGGCACCGGCCGGGACgacgccgccgccgccgccgccgccgccgccgccgccgccgccgcctaCCGCGGGCAACGGACCTGCGAGGCGACCCCAGCCGCGCCGCCGGGGCGGCCCCCGGGCGGCGATTGA